Proteins encoded by one window of Candidatus Obscuribacterales bacterium:
- a CDS encoding DUF4352 domain-containing protein yields the protein MLSARSWLIISVSFVLALPVQADENTSEPITEGTKLKGSVEQTQSAKDYPFLDGVVQTVPKGTNVALRLSCNLNSELSSKGDEIFAKVCVDVKDGQKVLMPGGWHLHGIVSDSKKQRRLGRSGYVEVTFDKLLSENGYEVDLPTPVKFSTRDNQLKAVAKILAVDAAHVGYGAVGGAILSAELGSIPLAISTYGISIGVGATAGATVGMLAALKRKGKIASIYPGDPIRLTIAEQITLPGFNPEAIPSAVKPKGIPGVSIKTGKVTYGKSPIGDDNAKQMTIDLTIDNRSNKEVSFFDIAVVDDYEEKNFPTLYGNYLPFGKHVAQGTTGRATLSFPISRAKRKYSLVLLDRSKRNELMRVPIN from the coding sequence GTGCTTAGCGCTCGCAGCTGGCTAATCATTTCTGTAAGTTTTGTTTTGGCTCTGCCTGTTCAAGCAGACGAAAATACAAGCGAGCCTATTACGGAAGGCACAAAGCTCAAGGGAAGCGTTGAACAAACACAATCAGCGAAGGATTATCCTTTTCTTGATGGTGTTGTTCAAACTGTGCCCAAAGGCACAAATGTTGCACTGCGACTTTCCTGCAATTTGAATTCTGAATTAAGCAGCAAGGGCGATGAAATTTTTGCCAAAGTTTGCGTGGATGTAAAAGACGGACAAAAGGTATTGATGCCTGGTGGCTGGCATTTGCATGGAATAGTTTCCGATTCAAAAAAACAACGACGCTTAGGACGAAGTGGATACGTTGAAGTAACTTTCGATAAGCTTTTAAGTGAAAACGGCTATGAAGTTGATTTGCCTACTCCGGTAAAATTTTCCACGCGTGATAATCAATTGAAAGCAGTGGCCAAAATTTTGGCGGTTGATGCTGCTCATGTAGGTTATGGTGCAGTGGGCGGTGCAATACTTTCTGCTGAATTAGGATCAATTCCACTCGCAATTTCCACCTATGGAATCTCCATCGGTGTTGGTGCAACTGCTGGTGCAACTGTTGGTATGTTGGCTGCACTAAAGCGAAAAGGAAAAATTGCCTCTATTTATCCTGGCGATCCAATTCGTCTAACTATTGCTGAACAAATTACTCTGCCCGGATTTAATCCGGAAGCTATTCCTTCTGCTGTGAAACCAAAGGGAATACCGGGGGTAAGTATTAAGACTGGCAAAGTCACGTATGGTAAAAGTCCTATAGGTGACGATAACGCAAAGCAAATGACCATTGATTTGACAATTGACAATCGCTCTAACAAAGAAGTGAGCTTTTTTGACATTGCCGTAGTTGATGACTACGAAGAGAAAAATTTCCCGACACTCTATGGAAATTATTTGCCTTTTGGAAAGCATGTGGCCCAGGGCACAACGGGGCGGGCAACGCTTTCTTTCCCTATAAGTAGAGCAAAACGCAAGTATTCTCTAGTGCTTCTAGACCGCTCAAAACGTAATGAATTAATGCGAGTGCCGATAAACTAG
- a CDS encoding tetratricopeptide repeat protein: MANPARQITDKFGTVHLDDDNAFVGEKVLREIGFVGQALGAGMIDKADEVTKEFLEASPNKLATFFVGSYGVTKITTSLLNRYQSAGKILLNVGGFAYSGLTAADMARDTQRWKTIQKGLDDTWLNGKNISHSVKMAEKEIARTTLDGGAALLGLAPLGVEGVGRLSFLKRCKVDPSGCTRIADDLFMKGNYDKAASALKGVLAFAEKREGDNHLLIGELNDKLARCKFKQIDQFKGLSRVEQILHPTEKLEAEAVKHHKQAIDALKNAPSEKMDVTDSLIDMGNWYKIENRFGQAHEAYTAALEIREKNFPKTDQLPLATLYEKMADLHHLQKKHVEADEFYAKAINIIEDKHGSFDGRLITALDRRGSYAYQNGDFQTSKDFISRALELKRDKYPAGDHRIGEHIPCLADVLRALGGEENLRTAHTLYWEGAIQGESYLYGLAERERIAGGITACSQSMQKTISEKIAKTTTAAEKDALSKELMFWESQARGVPWLAFGEQPQTVQVVRNLTPKQAFNLEIYD; the protein is encoded by the coding sequence ATGGCTAATCCGGCTCGCCAAATAACAGACAAATTCGGCACTGTTCATTTGGATGACGACAACGCATTTGTCGGTGAAAAAGTTCTTCGTGAAATAGGTTTTGTCGGACAAGCGCTGGGCGCCGGCATGATTGATAAAGCAGACGAAGTTACAAAGGAATTTCTGGAAGCTTCTCCCAATAAACTCGCCACTTTTTTTGTCGGCTCTTACGGCGTGACTAAAATAACAACTTCGCTTCTTAATCGCTACCAATCAGCGGGCAAGATACTGCTCAATGTTGGCGGGTTTGCCTATTCGGGTCTTACTGCCGCTGATATGGCGCGTGACACTCAGCGTTGGAAAACAATTCAAAAGGGATTAGATGACACTTGGCTGAATGGTAAGAATATTTCGCACAGCGTCAAAATGGCAGAGAAAGAAATAGCTCGTACTACTCTCGATGGCGGTGCGGCACTTCTTGGCTTGGCGCCTCTTGGAGTAGAAGGAGTAGGACGATTGTCCTTTCTTAAGCGCTGCAAAGTCGATCCAAGTGGATGTACCAGGATAGCCGACGATCTCTTTATGAAAGGCAACTACGACAAAGCAGCTTCTGCTTTAAAAGGAGTTCTCGCTTTTGCAGAGAAGCGAGAAGGTGACAATCACTTGCTCATCGGTGAATTGAATGACAAGTTGGCTCGCTGCAAATTCAAGCAGATTGATCAATTTAAGGGACTGAGCAGGGTTGAGCAAATTCTGCACCCGACTGAAAAATTGGAAGCGGAAGCAGTTAAGCACCATAAACAAGCTATTGATGCCTTGAAAAATGCGCCATCTGAAAAAATGGATGTTACAGATTCCCTCATTGATATGGGCAATTGGTATAAGATCGAAAATCGCTTTGGACAGGCTCATGAAGCTTATACCGCGGCGCTGGAAATTCGTGAGAAGAACTTTCCGAAAACGGATCAGCTTCCGCTGGCTACACTCTATGAAAAAATGGCTGATCTTCATCACTTGCAAAAGAAGCATGTTGAGGCAGATGAGTTTTATGCCAAGGCAATCAACATAATTGAAGATAAGCACGGATCTTTCGACGGCCGATTGATAACAGCGCTTGATAGACGAGGTAGTTACGCCTACCAAAATGGTGATTTCCAAACGTCGAAAGACTTTATATCTCGCGCTCTTGAACTAAAACGAGACAAGTATCCGGCAGGCGATCACCGTATTGGTGAGCACATACCGTGTCTGGCTGATGTGCTACGTGCACTCGGCGGTGAGGAAAACTTGCGAACGGCACACACACTTTATTGGGAAGGAGCCATTCAAGGTGAATCTTATCTGTATGGTCTGGCAGAGCGCGAAAGAATCGCCGGCGGCATAACGGCTTGTTCTCAGTCCATGCAAAAAACTATTTCCGAGAAGATAGCCAAAACTACAACTGCTGCTGAGAAAGACGCTTTATCTAAGGAATTGATGTTCTGGGAATCGCAGGCTAGAGGTGTTCCTTGGCTGGCATTCGGCGAACAACCGCAGACAGTACAGGTCGTGAGAAACCTCACGCCGAAGCAGGCATTTAACCTGGAGATCTACGATTAG
- a CDS encoding diguanylate cyclase: MFQRFHGQAKAQEGQVRSLQSENLQLDRVLREKDREIDQLKNQLANAEARLEELMGKDNLTSLPNRHIFKEHLTHSLKRAVRLGYSLSLLLIDIDHLREVNSRAGYEKGDEVLIEVAKTLQNSVREIDMPARWGGEELVAVLHETDVEAAVSVAERIRRKINMLDIKDPVSGKAITITATLAVASYPRHSNQPQELLEVAYDALVSAKNKGGNIVVVADSNI, translated from the coding sequence ATGTTCCAACGTTTTCATGGTCAAGCAAAAGCTCAAGAAGGACAAGTGCGTTCTCTTCAGTCGGAGAATTTGCAGCTTGATCGCGTCTTGCGTGAAAAGGACAGGGAAATTGATCAACTGAAAAATCAGTTGGCCAACGCTGAGGCGCGCTTGGAAGAATTGATGGGCAAAGATAATTTGACCTCATTGCCTAATAGACACATCTTTAAAGAGCATTTGACGCATTCGTTAAAGCGCGCTGTGCGCCTCGGCTACAGCTTGTCGCTTTTGCTTATAGATATTGATCACTTGCGCGAAGTTAACAGCCGTGCCGGTTACGAAAAAGGTGACGAAGTACTTATTGAAGTAGCAAAAACATTGCAAAATTCAGTAAGAGAAATTGATATGCCTGCGCGTTGGGGCGGCGAAGAATTAGTTGCCGTTCTGCACGAGACAGATGTGGAAGCAGCAGTCTCCGTTGCTGAAAGAATCAGGCGCAAAATAAACATGTTGGATATTAAAGATCCGGTAAGCGGCAAAGCGATAACTATTACTGCTACTTTGGCTGTGGCAAGTTATCCGCGCCATTCCAACCAACCGCAAGAACTTTTAGAAGTTGCCTACGACGCACTTGTTTCCGCCAAAAATAAGGGCGGCAATATTGTGGTTGTCGCTGACTCCAACATTTAA